The Limanda limanda chromosome 20, fLimLim1.1, whole genome shotgun sequence genome has a segment encoding these proteins:
- the LOC133026677 gene encoding inositol monophosphatase 1-like: MSDPWQECMDLCVEVTKQAGKMIREALEKDIAVMQKSSPVDLVTETDQKVEQLIISSIKEKYPTHSFIGEESVAAGAPSVLTDNPTWIIDPIDGTTNFVHRFPFVSVSIGFTVKKEIEFGIVYSCIEDKMYTARKGKGAFCNGEPIKVSGQEDIKQSLVLTEMNFKRDPEKFKTMLANVRTILSIPVHGMRSPGSAAVNMCLVACGSADAYYHMGIHCWDMAGGAAVVTEAGGVIMDISGGPFDLMSRRLIVASSRAIAERLVKEITVFPVGRDDTDQ; the protein is encoded by the exons atgAGCGACCCGTGGCAGGAGTGCATGGATCTCTGTGTGGAGGTCACCAAGCAGGCAGGGAAG ATGATCCGTGAGGCGCTGGAAAAGGACATAGCCGTCATGCAGAAGAGCTCACCAGTTGACCTGGTGACGGAGACGGACCAGAAAGTGGAGCAGCTTATTATATCCTCCATCAAGGAAAAGTACCCGACACACAG CTTTATAGGTGAGGAGTCGGTAGCGGCAGGAGCACCAAGCGTTCTGACCGACAATCCCACTTGGATCATTGACCCCATTGATGGTACCACCAACTTTGTTCACAG GTTCCCATTTGTGTCTGTATCAATAGGCTTCACTGTGAAGAAAGAG ATAGAGTTCGGTATCGTCTACAGCTGCATCGAGGACAAAATGTACACGgcaaggaaaggaaaaggagcGTTTTGCAACGGGGAACCAATCAAAGTGTCTGGACAAGAAG ATATTAAGCAGTCTCTGGTACTGACAGAAATGAACTTCAAGAGAGATCCCGAGAAATTCAAAACCATGCTGGCCAACGTCAGGACCATCCTCTCCATTCCTGTACACGG AATGCGTTCCCCGGGCAGCGCAGCTGTCAACATGTGTTTGGTGGCGTGTGGCTCGGCTGACGCTTACTACCACATGGGCATCCACTGCTGGGACATGGCCGGGGGGGCGGCGGTGGTTACCGAGGCTGGAGGAGTGATCATGGACATCTCAG GTGGACCGTTCGATCTGATGTCCCGGAGGCTGATCGTGGCGAGCAGCAGGGCGATAGCAGAGCGCCTCGTGAAGGAGATCACCGTGTTCCCAGTTGGCCGGGACGACACAGACCAGTAG